One Pelodiscus sinensis isolate JC-2024 unplaced genomic scaffold, ASM4963464v1 ctg34, whole genome shotgun sequence DNA segment encodes these proteins:
- the LOC142823814 gene encoding uncharacterized protein LOC142823814 isoform X1 — protein sequence MGIPSLTPSPTCLAGSVPTDLPWALPRADGSIRGGGGGAVPETTRPRLLAFQKTPGDTRTWPSSPAAAAAILDSAGSGVADVDMARSQPGAAPEASLPPATRALHPLLWVSLLMCLSAGGSPLCGMETIRLLQNITKLLGDTTDGMLYTPEDITVHGEGAGWPGAKPSLLPLPHCAAAPAGVHGGELELLPHRAAGDPVGAQGAHQESLLADQEPEPDGAAQTEGQDLQDGPAMSSLRGPPGAACASILEQAPGAAAEGVLASGEQCAFLFILTWVPGCWNLGDLSSIPASLQWNAPGAGQVISLEKLKETGQAMLNSRRLLGKKRRV from the exons ATGGGAATTCCATcattgaccccctcccccacctgtctAGCAGGGTCTGTCCCTACGGATTTGCCCTGGGCTCTCCCTCGTGCTGATGGAAGCatacggggtgggggtgggggggctgtcccTGAAACGACCAGGCCCAGGTTGCTAGCTTTCCAGAAGACACCAGGGGACACCAGGACCTGGCCCAGCTctccggctgctgctgcagcaatcctggactcagcaggctctggagtggcAGATGTCGACATGGCCCGTagccagccaggggcagctccggagGCCAGCCTGCCTCCAGCCACGcgggccctccaccccctcctctgGGTCTCTTTGCTGATGTGCCTCTCGGCAGGAGGGAGCCCGCTCTGCGGGATGGAGACCATCAGGCTCCTGCAGAACATCACCAAGCTGCTG GGAGACACCACGGATGGGATGCTCTACACCCCAGAAGACATCACA GTCCATGGGGAAGGCGCAGGGTGGCCCGGAGCCAAGccatctctcctccctctcccacactgcGCTGCTGCCCCAGCAGGTGTGCACGGTGGAGAACTTGAACTGCTTCCACACCGAGCTGCAGGTGATCCGGTGGGAGCACAGGGAGCACACCAAGAGTCTCTCCTTGCTGATCAGGAACCTGAGCCAGATGGAGCAGCTCAAACTGAAGGCCAGGACCTGCAAGACGGACCGGCCATGTCATCCCTGCGAGGGCCACCAGGAGCAGCCTGTGCCTCAATTCTTGAACAagctcctggagctgctgcagagggagtgcTGGCTTCAGGGGAGCAATGTGCATTCCTGTTCATCCTGACCTGGGTGCCTGGCTGCTGGAACCTAGGGGACCTGAGTTCTATTCCTGCCAGTTTGCAGTGGAATGCCCCTGGCGCAG GCCAGGTCATTTCCCTGGAAAAGCTGAAGGAAACTGGGCAAGCTATGCTGAATTCTAGGAGATTGctggggaagaaaaggagagtGTAA
- the LOC142823814 gene encoding interleukin-15-like isoform X3, whose translation MKRDGRAQWSRWDRPQQHGWLGSNGQIDAPAAQGGSPLCGMETIRLLQNITKLLGDTTDGMLYTPEDITQVCTVENLNCFHTELQVIRWEHREHTKSLSLLIRNLSQMEQLKLKARTCKTDRPCHPCEGHQEQPVPQFLNKLLELLQRECWLQGSNVHSCSS comes from the exons ATGAAGAGAGACGGCCGAGCCCAGTGGAGCAGGTGGGATAGACCCCAGCAGCACGGGTGGCTGGGGTCCAACGGTCAAATTGATGCCCCGGCAGCACAGG GAGGGAGCCCGCTCTGCGGGATGGAGACCATCAGGCTCCTGCAGAACATCACCAAGCTGCTG GGAGACACCACGGATGGGATGCTCTACACCCCAGAAGACATCACA CAGGTGTGCACGGTGGAGAACTTGAACTGCTTCCACACCGAGCTGCAGGTGATCCGGTGGGAGCACAGGGAGCACACCAAGAGTCTCTCCTTGCTGATCAGGAACCTGAGCCAGATGGAGCAGCTCAAACTGAAGGCCAGGACCTGCAAGACGGACCGGCCATGTCATCCCTGCGAGGGCCACCAGGAGCAGCCTGTGCCTCAATTCTTGAACAagctcctggagctgctgcagagggagtgcTGGCTTCAGGGGAGCAATGTGCATTCCTGTTCATCCTGA
- the LOC142823814 gene encoding uncharacterized protein LOC142823814 isoform X6 encodes MKRDGRAQWSRWDRPQQHGWLGSNGQIDAPAAQGGSPLCGMETIRLLQNITKLLGDTTDGMLYTPEDITVSHTREQLPHLCLHPSLNGCACALMRLCRSSDIWGGRITAV; translated from the exons ATGAAGAGAGACGGCCGAGCCCAGTGGAGCAGGTGGGATAGACCCCAGCAGCACGGGTGGCTGGGGTCCAACGGTCAAATTGATGCCCCGGCAGCACAGG GAGGGAGCCCGCTCTGCGGGATGGAGACCATCAGGCTCCTGCAGAACATCACCAAGCTGCTG GGAGACACCACGGATGGGATGCTCTACACCCCAGAAGACATCACA GTCAGCCACACTCGTGAGCAGCTGCCCCATCTGTGCCTTCATCCATCCCTGAATGGATGTGCCTGTGCCCTCATGCGGTTATGTCGAAGCAGTGACATCTGGGGTGGGAGAATCACAGCTGTGTAG
- the LOC142823814 gene encoding uncharacterized protein LOC142823814 isoform X2, which produces MGIPSLTPSPTCLAGSVPTDLPWALPRADGSIRGGGGGAVPETTRPRLLAFQKTPGDTRTWPSSPAAAAAILDSAGSGVADVDMARSQPGAAPEASLPPATRALHPLLWVSLLMCLSAGGSPLCGMETIRLLQNITKLLGDTTDGMLYTPEDITVHGEGAGWPGAKPSLLPLPHCAAAPAGVHGGELELLPHRAAGDPVGAQGAHQESLLADQEPEPDGAAQTEGQDLQDGPAMSSLRGPPGAACASILEQAPGAAAEGVLASGEQCAFLFILTWVPGCWNLGDLSSIPASLQWNAPGAGQPHS; this is translated from the exons ATGGGAATTCCATcattgaccccctcccccacctgtctAGCAGGGTCTGTCCCTACGGATTTGCCCTGGGCTCTCCCTCGTGCTGATGGAAGCatacggggtgggggtgggggggctgtcccTGAAACGACCAGGCCCAGGTTGCTAGCTTTCCAGAAGACACCAGGGGACACCAGGACCTGGCCCAGCTctccggctgctgctgcagcaatcctggactcagcaggctctggagtggcAGATGTCGACATGGCCCGTagccagccaggggcagctccggagGCCAGCCTGCCTCCAGCCACGcgggccctccaccccctcctctgGGTCTCTTTGCTGATGTGCCTCTCGGCAGGAGGGAGCCCGCTCTGCGGGATGGAGACCATCAGGCTCCTGCAGAACATCACCAAGCTGCTG GGAGACACCACGGATGGGATGCTCTACACCCCAGAAGACATCACA GTCCATGGGGAAGGCGCAGGGTGGCCCGGAGCCAAGccatctctcctccctctcccacactgcGCTGCTGCCCCAGCAGGTGTGCACGGTGGAGAACTTGAACTGCTTCCACACCGAGCTGCAGGTGATCCGGTGGGAGCACAGGGAGCACACCAAGAGTCTCTCCTTGCTGATCAGGAACCTGAGCCAGATGGAGCAGCTCAAACTGAAGGCCAGGACCTGCAAGACGGACCGGCCATGTCATCCCTGCGAGGGCCACCAGGAGCAGCCTGTGCCTCAATTCTTGAACAagctcctggagctgctgcagagggagtgcTGGCTTCAGGGGAGCAATGTGCATTCCTGTTCATCCTGACCTGGGTGCCTGGCTGCTGGAACCTAGGGGACCTGAGTTCTATTCCTGCCAGTTTGCAGTGGAATGCCCCTGGCGCAG GTCAGCCACACTCGTGA
- the LOC142823814 gene encoding uncharacterized protein LOC142823814 isoform X5 yields MPRQHREGARSAGWRPSGSCRTSPSCWETPRMGCSTPQKTSQSMGKAQGGPEPSHLSSLSHTALLPQQVCTVENLNCFHTELQVIRWEHREHTKSLSLLIRNLSQMEQLKLKARTCKTDRPCHPCEGHQEQPVPQFLNKLLELLQRECWLQGSNVHSCSS; encoded by the exons ATGCCCCGGCAGCACAGG GAGGGAGCCCGCTCTGCGGGATGGAGACCATCAGGCTCCTGCAGAACATCACCAAGCTGCTG GGAGACACCACGGATGGGATGCTCTACACCCCAGAAGACATCACA GTCCATGGGGAAGGCGCAGGGTGGCCCGGAGCCAAGccatctctcctccctctcccacactgcGCTGCTGCCCCAGCAGGTGTGCACGGTGGAGAACTTGAACTGCTTCCACACCGAGCTGCAGGTGATCCGGTGGGAGCACAGGGAGCACACCAAGAGTCTCTCCTTGCTGATCAGGAACCTGAGCCAGATGGAGCAGCTCAAACTGAAGGCCAGGACCTGCAAGACGGACCGGCCATGTCATCCCTGCGAGGGCCACCAGGAGCAGCCTGTGCCTCAATTCTTGAACAagctcctggagctgctgcagagggagtgcTGGCTTCAGGGGAGCAATGTGCATTCCTGTTCATCCTGA
- the LOC142823814 gene encoding interleukin-15-like isoform X4, which translates to MKRDGRAQWSRWDRPQQHGWLGSNGQIDAPAAQGGSPLCGMETIRLLQNITKLLGDTTDGMLYTPEDITVCTVENLNCFHTELQVIRWEHREHTKSLSLLIRNLSQMEQLKLKARTCKTDRPCHPCEGHQEQPVPQFLNKLLELLQRECWLQGSNVHSCSS; encoded by the exons ATGAAGAGAGACGGCCGAGCCCAGTGGAGCAGGTGGGATAGACCCCAGCAGCACGGGTGGCTGGGGTCCAACGGTCAAATTGATGCCCCGGCAGCACAGG GAGGGAGCCCGCTCTGCGGGATGGAGACCATCAGGCTCCTGCAGAACATCACCAAGCTGCTG GGAGACACCACGGATGGGATGCTCTACACCCCAGAAGACATCACA GTGTGCACGGTGGAGAACTTGAACTGCTTCCACACCGAGCTGCAGGTGATCCGGTGGGAGCACAGGGAGCACACCAAGAGTCTCTCCTTGCTGATCAGGAACCTGAGCCAGATGGAGCAGCTCAAACTGAAGGCCAGGACCTGCAAGACGGACCGGCCATGTCATCCCTGCGAGGGCCACCAGGAGCAGCCTGTGCCTCAATTCTTGAACAagctcctggagctgctgcagagggagtgcTGGCTTCAGGGGAGCAATGTGCATTCCTGTTCATCCTGA